A region from the Oceanidesulfovibrio marinus genome encodes:
- a CDS encoding ATP-binding protein encodes MREIVVLSGKGGTGKTSITAALASCGPPKVLADCDVDAADLHLILEPNVIQIHDFVSGEAPSVNPSLCTACGLCVEKCRFDAMTTDGEGRAVVKHEVCEGCGLCAYVCPTSAISMRPQKCGVWYDSETRYGPMIHAVLDIGAENSGKLVTTVRQRSSRVAEHRGINVILTDGPPGIGCPVIASLTNADLALIVTEPTRSAEHDLGRIADLAAHFDIPAAVLVNKEDVNPELAQSIAATCRERKLIFLGAVPYSQDFNAAQLAGQSVVEYAPDTYTPFFEHMWKRLLGETGYTPGYTKDSKSESS; translated from the coding sequence ATGCGCGAGATAGTTGTCCTTTCCGGAAAAGGCGGCACCGGCAAGACGAGCATCACTGCTGCGCTCGCCTCGTGCGGGCCGCCCAAAGTCCTGGCGGACTGCGACGTGGACGCCGCAGACCTGCACCTGATTCTTGAGCCCAACGTCATTCAGATTCACGACTTCGTCTCAGGCGAGGCCCCTTCCGTGAACCCGTCACTCTGCACGGCGTGCGGCCTGTGTGTGGAAAAATGCCGCTTCGACGCCATGACCACGGACGGCGAGGGCCGCGCTGTGGTCAAGCACGAGGTTTGCGAAGGCTGCGGCCTGTGCGCCTACGTCTGCCCCACCTCGGCCATCTCCATGCGCCCGCAGAAGTGCGGCGTGTGGTACGACTCCGAAACGCGGTACGGCCCCATGATCCACGCCGTGCTGGACATCGGCGCGGAGAACTCCGGCAAGCTCGTGACCACGGTGCGCCAGCGCTCCTCCCGGGTGGCCGAGCATCGCGGCATCAACGTCATCCTCACGGACGGCCCTCCAGGCATCGGTTGCCCGGTCATCGCGTCCTTGACGAACGCTGATCTCGCGTTAATTGTGACAGAGCCGACCCGCTCTGCCGAGCACGATCTTGGCCGCATCGCAGACCTTGCCGCGCACTTTGACATTCCGGCGGCCGTCCTGGTGAACAAGGAGGACGTAAACCCGGAGTTGGCGCAATCCATCGCCGCCACCTGCCGCGAGCGCAAGCTCATTTTCCTGGGCGCCGTGCCCTACAGTCAGGATTTCAACGCGGCGCAGCTTGCAGGACAGAGCGTTGTAGAGTACGCGCCGGACACGTACACGCCGTTCTTCGAGCACATGTGGAAACGGCTCCTGGGCGAAACCGGCTATACCCCAGGCTACACTAAAGATTCGAAATCGGAATCATCATAA
- a CDS encoding P-loop NTPase, producing MVDRSRPLRIAVASGKGGTGKTTVSTNLAVHVARQGRRVVLADCDVEEPNAHISLCDGFDAQRRVDVTVPEIDEDACLGESCGACVELCRFKALILMVGEVMVFPELCHACGLCEEACPADAIKPGIREVGAVRHGRIKSNILDSSAGLLHVVDGLMRVGEAMSPPLIRAVKQEAEAIARTEDGGDAPVVFVDCPPGASCPAITGLQGADLVLLVAEPTAFGFHDFKLALETVRVLGIPHAVVVNRAGMGDYRVEEYLAQESIPYLASLPMSMDAAQAGSRGELLIDAVAQLAERYAELWSALEQTAQEAIACAR from the coding sequence GTGGTTGATCGGTCTCGTCCTCTGCGCATCGCAGTGGCCAGCGGCAAAGGCGGCACCGGCAAGACCACCGTGTCCACCAACCTGGCCGTGCATGTTGCCCGCCAGGGCCGCCGCGTCGTGCTGGCCGACTGCGATGTGGAGGAACCCAACGCCCACATCTCCCTGTGCGACGGTTTTGACGCGCAGCGCCGAGTGGACGTGACCGTGCCCGAGATCGACGAGGATGCGTGCCTGGGCGAGTCCTGCGGCGCGTGCGTCGAGCTCTGCCGGTTCAAGGCGCTCATCCTCATGGTCGGCGAGGTCATGGTCTTCCCGGAGCTGTGCCACGCCTGCGGGCTGTGCGAGGAAGCGTGTCCCGCCGACGCCATCAAACCCGGCATCCGCGAGGTGGGGGCCGTGCGCCACGGCCGGATCAAGTCCAACATTCTGGACAGCTCAGCCGGTCTGCTGCACGTGGTGGACGGCCTGATGCGCGTGGGCGAGGCCATGTCTCCGCCGCTGATACGCGCCGTCAAGCAAGAGGCCGAGGCCATTGCCCGGACCGAAGACGGCGGCGACGCTCCCGTGGTCTTCGTGGACTGCCCGCCCGGAGCCTCCTGCCCGGCCATCACCGGCCTGCAGGGTGCGGACCTGGTGCTGCTCGTGGCGGAGCCCACGGCCTTCGGCTTCCACGACTTCAAGCTCGCGCTGGAGACCGTGCGCGTGCTGGGCATTCCCCACGCCGTCGTGGTCAACCGCGCCGGCATGGGTGATTACCGCGTGGAGGAGTATCTTGCGCAGGAGTCCATCCCCTATCTGGCCTCCCTGCCCATGAGCATGGATGCGGCGCAGGCCGGCTCCCGCGGGGAGCTGCTTATCGACGCCGTGGCCCAGCTCGCCGAGAGATACGCCGAGCTCTGGAGCGCGCTGGAGCAAACCGCGCAGGAGGCGATTGCATGCGCGAGATAG
- a CDS encoding NifB/NifX family molybdenum-iron cluster-binding protein encodes MKIAISSPGPDLAAPVDPRFGRASGFLLVDAESGDTEYVNNEQNLNLAQGAGIQSAMNVAKAGAQAVITGHVGPKAYAALSKGNIGVYLREGGTAAEALDAYKRGELPVTNGPDKQGHW; translated from the coding sequence ATGAAGATTGCCATATCGAGCCCCGGGCCGGACCTTGCGGCCCCTGTGGACCCCCGTTTCGGGCGCGCCAGCGGCTTCCTCCTCGTGGATGCCGAGTCCGGCGACACCGAGTACGTGAACAACGAGCAGAACCTCAACCTGGCCCAGGGCGCGGGCATCCAGTCCGCCATGAACGTGGCCAAGGCGGGCGCCCAGGCCGTGATTACCGGCCATGTGGGCCCCAAAGCGTACGCCGCCCTGAGCAAGGGCAACATCGGCGTGTATCTGCGTGAGGGCGGCACCGCCGCCGAGGCGCTGGACGCCTACAAGCGCGGCGAGCTGCCAGTGACCAACGGCCCTGACAAGCAGGGGCATTGGTAA